From a single Desulfoplanes formicivorans genomic region:
- a CDS encoding DUF362 domain-containing protein, whose product MKVFLQQVDSYEHVEPVVFRLLEALPVVVPSTGYVLIKPNLISSRKATLACTHPAVVRAVARYFLSKGCRGVIGDSPAFGSARKVAKACGLLEALQDLDVELVTLDVPVTKHFGHFTSGISRKALEAALVVNLPKLKAHCQMRISAGVKNLFGTVCGFRKPLIHCRHGDRKGQFPAFFVHLMRALPPTLSLVDGIIAMHKTGPTHGEPFDCSMVGASMDTVALDTAVYEMLGLQPRDVPIWRECVRQDIAGAFPENVVYPWMTPRDFVLDGFEVPQNLQPQAFGLRRLMRSLYRRRME is encoded by the coding sequence ATGAAAGTCTTTTTACAGCAGGTTGATTCCTATGAACATGTGGAGCCGGTGGTATTTCGGCTTCTGGAGGCTCTGCCGGTTGTTGTCCCTTCCACCGGCTATGTGCTCATCAAGCCCAATCTGATTTCCTCGCGCAAGGCAACCCTTGCCTGCACCCATCCGGCCGTGGTGCGGGCGGTGGCCAGGTATTTTCTTTCCAAGGGATGTCGCGGGGTCATTGGTGATTCACCGGCCTTTGGTTCGGCCCGCAAGGTTGCCAAAGCCTGCGGTCTGCTGGAAGCTCTTCAGGATCTGGATGTGGAACTGGTGACCCTGGACGTTCCGGTTACCAAACATTTCGGTCATTTTACTTCCGGAATTTCCCGCAAGGCCCTGGAAGCCGCTTTGGTGGTCAATCTTCCCAAGCTCAAGGCTCATTGTCAGATGCGTATATCCGCAGGCGTGAAAAATCTTTTCGGTACGGTTTGCGGATTCAGGAAACCCCTTATCCACTGCAGGCACGGCGACCGCAAGGGGCAGTTTCCTGCCTTTTTTGTCCATCTCATGCGCGCGCTTCCCCCCACCCTTTCTCTTGTGGACGGCATCATTGCCATGCACAAAACCGGGCCGACCCATGGGGAACCTTTTGACTGCTCCATGGTGGGTGCCAGTATGGATACCGTTGCATTGGATACGGCTGTTTATGAAATGTTGGGGTTGCAGCCCAGGGATGTGCCCATCTGGAGGGAATGTGTGCGTCAGGATATTGCCGGGGCATTTCCCGAAAACGTGGTGTATCCCTGGATGACTCCACGGGATTTTGTCCTGGACGGATTTGAGGTGCCCCAAAATCTGCAGCCCCAAGCCTTTGGTCTCCGACGGCTGATGCGAAGCCTGTACCGGCGGCGCATGGAATAG
- a CDS encoding sigma-54 interaction domain-containing protein, which produces MHFPKELPCEAILDSIGDGVFTVDLEWNITYFNTAASRITKIAPEDARGRKCWEVFRSSICDGACALGRSMEQQQPIANKSIFIIRPDGKKIPVSISAAPLHDRQGRIIGGVETFRDLSAIAQMRRSLRGKYTFEDIVGKSPAISKIFAILPQIAKNPATVLLTGESGTGKELFARAIHNLSPRKSGPLVCVNCGALPENLLESELFGYKAGAFTDAKKDKPGRFKLAHGGTLFLDEIGDMPLSIQVKLLRVLQEKTYEPLGATRSEKTDVRIIAASNKNLMDLVQQERFRLDLYYRLNVVQLELPPLRKRREDLPLLIDHFIQRLNLLQGKDILGVSEDVLALLMRCDFPGNIRELENILEYAFILCSSGFIQVEHLPEYLQPNQPAPPSAHDAASSPRTLEDIKCKAVMDALARNKGKKMQTCRELGISKDTLRRMLARCSQASAPHNQNRNQGHKS; this is translated from the coding sequence ATGCATTTTCCCAAGGAACTGCCGTGTGAGGCCATTTTGGACAGTATTGGTGACGGGGTATTCACCGTGGATCTGGAATGGAACATCACCTACTTCAACACGGCAGCTTCCCGGATCACCAAGATCGCGCCAGAGGATGCCAGGGGCAGAAAATGCTGGGAAGTTTTCAGATCAAGCATTTGTGACGGAGCATGCGCCCTTGGACGAAGCATGGAACAACAGCAGCCCATTGCCAACAAGTCCATCTTCATCATCCGCCCTGACGGCAAAAAGATTCCCGTGAGCATCAGCGCAGCCCCCCTGCACGACAGGCAGGGACGAATCATTGGCGGAGTCGAAACTTTCAGGGATTTGAGTGCCATTGCCCAGATGCGCCGCAGCCTCAGGGGCAAGTACACCTTTGAGGATATTGTCGGTAAAAGCCCGGCCATTTCCAAAATTTTCGCCATCTTGCCGCAAATTGCCAAAAATCCGGCCACGGTACTGCTTACCGGAGAATCAGGAACCGGCAAGGAACTCTTTGCCAGGGCCATTCACAACCTGAGCCCCCGAAAATCCGGCCCCCTCGTATGCGTCAATTGCGGCGCCCTTCCGGAAAATCTGCTGGAATCGGAACTCTTCGGCTACAAGGCCGGTGCCTTTACTGACGCCAAAAAGGACAAACCCGGCCGCTTCAAGCTCGCCCATGGGGGCACCCTCTTTCTGGATGAAATCGGGGACATGCCCCTTTCCATCCAGGTGAAGCTTCTCAGGGTGCTTCAGGAAAAAACCTATGAACCCCTTGGTGCCACCCGCAGCGAAAAAACGGACGTCCGGATCATTGCGGCATCCAACAAGAACCTCATGGACCTGGTCCAGCAGGAACGCTTCCGTCTGGATCTCTACTACCGTCTCAATGTGGTCCAGCTGGAACTGCCGCCTTTGAGAAAACGGCGGGAAGATCTTCCCCTGCTCATTGATCACTTCATCCAGCGGCTCAATCTTCTCCAGGGAAAGGACATTCTGGGTGTCTCGGAAGACGTGCTCGCCCTGCTCATGCGTTGCGACTTCCCGGGAAACATCAGGGAACTGGAAAATATCCTCGAGTATGCGTTCATCCTGTGTTCCTCGGGATTCATCCAGGTGGAACATCTTCCGGAATATCTGCAGCCCAATCAGCCCGCCCCGCCGTCTGCCCATGATGCAGCATCATCCCCCAGGACACTGGAGGATATCAAATGCAAGGCGGTTATGGACGCTCTTGCCCGCAACAAGGGCAAAAAGATGCAAACCTGCCGAGAACTGGGCATTTCCAAGGATACCCTGCGCCGCATGCTCGCACGTTGCTCCCAGGCATCAGCTCCTCACAACCAGAACCGCAATCAGGGACACAAATCATGA
- a CDS encoding DUF2238 domain-containing protein, producing MKRDHQDMFTSMPLCPLGIPHLLLGIYILIFLLLGYAPYDRGVWVAENLPIVLIVLGLVLTFRKHRFSDTAYGLMAVLIFLHTIGAHYTFSRVPFDLITDTFGFTRNHFDRIAHFSVGFYAFAAAELLLHRRWVVSRTILMLFPLFFIFFVAAGYEILEWIFVMIMDPDAGMAFLGVQGDPWDAQKDMLADGLGAITALILFGAMHYREIRDLPSAFASTRPH from the coding sequence ATGAAACGTGACCATCAGGATATGTTCACCTCCATGCCCCTTTGTCCCCTGGGCATCCCCCATCTTCTTCTGGGCATCTATATCCTGATTTTTCTTCTTCTGGGATATGCCCCCTACGACCGGGGAGTCTGGGTGGCCGAAAATCTGCCCATAGTGCTCATTGTTCTCGGCCTGGTTCTGACCTTCAGGAAACACCGGTTCTCGGACACAGCCTACGGCCTCATGGCGGTTTTGATCTTTTTGCATACCATCGGGGCCCATTACACCTTTTCCCGGGTTCCTTTTGACCTGATCACGGATACCTTCGGGTTCACACGCAACCATTTTGACCGCATCGCCCATTTCAGCGTGGGCTTTTACGCCTTTGCCGCTGCCGAGCTTCTCCTGCACCGCCGATGGGTCGTCTCCAGAACCATCCTCATGCTGTTTCCCCTTTTCTTCATCTTTTTCGTGGCTGCCGGGTATGAAATCCTGGAATGGATCTTTGTGATGATCATGGACCCTGATGCCGGAATGGCCTTCCTCGGTGTTCAGGGAGATCCCTGGGATGCGCAAAAGGATATGCTCGCCGACGGTTTGGGCGCCATCACCGCCCTGATCCTCTTTGGGGCCATGCATTACCGGGAAATCAGGGATCTGCCATCAGCATTTGCCTCCACCAGACCCCACTAA
- the hypB gene encoding hydrogenase nickel incorporation protein HypB: MEIPVIRNILEANDRISEQLRNMFRQMHILTLNLMSSPGSGKTTLLERTLTDLKEEFTMAVIEGDVMTSNDAKRVAATGAQALQINTDGGCHLDSSMVLQACNQMQLDDTDILFVENVGNLVCPAEFEVGEDYKVTILSVTEGDDKPEKYPLMFAESKVMILNKIDLLPYVDFSLERATRFASQLNKDIKVFPVSARTGEGMDAWYEWLRQEVATKKA; this comes from the coding sequence ATGGAAATACCCGTTATCAGAAACATCCTCGAAGCCAATGACCGCATCTCCGAACAATTGAGAAACATGTTTCGGCAGATGCACATCCTCACCCTCAATCTCATGAGCTCCCCGGGATCGGGCAAGACCACTCTTCTTGAAAGAACCCTCACCGACCTCAAGGAAGAATTCACCATGGCGGTCATCGAAGGTGACGTCATGACTTCCAACGACGCCAAACGGGTTGCGGCAACAGGAGCCCAGGCCCTGCAGATCAATACCGATGGCGGGTGTCATCTGGACAGTTCCATGGTGCTGCAGGCCTGCAATCAGATGCAACTTGACGATACGGACATCTTGTTCGTGGAAAATGTGGGCAATCTGGTCTGTCCGGCGGAATTCGAAGTGGGAGAGGATTACAAGGTAACCATCCTGAGCGTCACCGAAGGGGATGATAAGCCTGAAAAATATCCCCTCATGTTTGCCGAATCCAAGGTCATGATCCTGAACAAGATTGATCTGCTCCCCTATGTGGATTTCAGCCTGGAGCGGGCCACCCGCTTTGCCAGCCAGCTGAACAAGGATATCAAGGTATTTCCGGTTTCCGCACGCACCGGCGAAGGCATGGATGCCTGGTATGAGTGGCTTCGTCAGGAAGTGGCGACCAAAAAAGCCTAA
- a CDS encoding hydrogenase maturation nickel metallochaperone HypA/HybF yields the protein MHELSIAEGLLDIIKEEMAKNNVTKLLSIKIVHGQMASVVPEALDMAFKALTVDTPMEGVRLEMEEIPTRVRCCQCKLEFSPVEDDIYLMTCPQCGAELGHEILSGKELYIESIEAE from the coding sequence ATGCATGAACTGTCCATAGCCGAAGGGTTGCTCGACATCATCAAGGAAGAGATGGCCAAGAACAACGTGACCAAGCTGTTGTCCATCAAGATCGTTCACGGTCAGATGGCTTCCGTGGTCCCCGAGGCCCTGGACATGGCATTCAAGGCCTTGACCGTGGATACCCCCATGGAGGGGGTCCGGCTGGAAATGGAAGAGATTCCCACCAGGGTCAGATGCTGCCAATGCAAATTGGAATTCTCCCCTGTTGAGGATGATATCTACCTGATGACCTGTCCCCAATGCGGGGCGGAATTGGGCCATGAAATCCTCAGCGGAAAAGAATTGTATATTGAAAGTATTGAGGCCGAATAA